From the genome of Brachionichthys hirsutus isolate HB-005 chromosome 9, CSIRO-AGI_Bhir_v1, whole genome shotgun sequence:
TGGTTCATCGCCGACGTCGGCGCCGTTCTGGCAGGGTGAGTCCCCGCCTCCATCGGTTTAAACGGAATGCGGCGCTGCGTGTTGAAATCGGACTTGTGCCGCAGCGGCTTCGCCGTGGGGATCTACACCACCAACGGCGCGGACGCCTGCCAGTACGTAGCGGAAAACTCCCAGGCCAACGTCATCGTGGTCGAGAACGacaagcagctgcagaagatcCTCCAGGTGAGAGAAGGAATTCTGCTCCTGCCGTTCAGACGGCGAGATGTCGGCACACTTTCCCATCAACCTGCAAAGCGATCCAACGTgcacttgtgtttttatttacatttgctgGCAGGTCGAAGACAAGCTGCCGCACTTAAAGGCAATCATCCAATACAAAgaggagctggtggagaagAGACCGAATCTGTACTCGGTACGCTCCAGACACGCCTGTGAGGAATGTGAGACGATGCATCTCAGCCGGTCGGCATCTTCtcagtgatttttgtttgtttgtttgttaccgCAGTGGGATGAGTTCATGAAGCTCGGACGCGACGAGCCTGAGGAAGCCCTCGATGCCATCATCGCCAGCCAGAAGCCCAACCAATGCTGCACGCTCATCTACACGTCAGGAACCACAGGACAGCCCAAAGGAGTCATGCTCAGCCATGATAACGTAAGCCATCCCGAGTCTAGCACAGTTTAATCGGTGATCAGCGTCGTTCCGGGGCATTCTCTGCTATGCGAGACgcatttcttctcctccttctccccctCAGATAACCTGGACTGCGCTGTCCGTCAGCCGCCATGCCAATCTGACAGAAGCCCCTCAGGCGCAGGAGGTGGTCGTCAGCTACCTGCCTCTGAGCCACATCGCGGCGCAGATGATTGACATCTGGATCGTCATGAAAGTCGGAGGGAAGACGTGCTTCGCTCAGCCGGACGCACTGAAGGTGAGACGCGTCAGAAATGTGCAAATCCAGgacggctaaaaaaaaaaaaaaaaaacaagttggaAAGGAGCGGATTCCTCTTCTTGTTCTTGAAGGAGCCGTTTGTGTTTCCTCCGTCAGGGCTCCCTAGTGAACACCTTGAAGGAGGCGCGTCCCACCGCCTTCATGGGCGTCCCCCGCGTCTGGGAGAAGATGCAGGAGAAGATGAAATCGGTCGGAGCTAAATCTTCAGCGGTGCGCAGGAAGGTGGCTGCCTGGGCCAAAGACGTCGGCCTGCAATCTAATCTGACCAGGATGAGCCGGTACGTATGCGTTTTGAGATTAGGGTTTGATTTAggtgctgaggttctccttgggagtgaccaggttgggtaggattagaaaagggacaataagagggacagtgaaggttggacgttttggtcagagaggacagactttgatggtttggacatgtccagatgagagacggggactctatcggtagaaggatgctgaggatggaacaggCTGGTTTAAAGTATTAAagtgttctttttgtgtgtgtgtgtgtttttcctcagCGCCGGAGACGCTGGCCGAACACCGATCAGCTATCGTATAGCCAAAATGATTGTGTTCAAAAAGGTACGCAAAGGTCTCGGCCTTGACCGATGCAGCAAGTGCTTCACGGGCGCcgctcccatcatgaaggacacCCTGGAGTTCTTCCTCAGCCTCGACGTCCCCGTGTACGAGCTCTACGGCATGAGCGAGAGCACCGGCCCCCACACCGTCTCCCTCCCGGGAGCCTTCAAGCTCACCAGGTaacttctcttctttttcttttctctcctcttaaCCTCATGGAATTTCCTCGCGTTTAGAAATCCGATTTGGGAAAAAATGCTGCTTTGTCTTACAGTTGCGGTAAAGAGATTCCCGGGTGCAAGACGACGCTGCAAAACCGGGACAAAGAGGGGAATGGTGAGATCTGTTTCTGGGGCCGTCACGTCTTCATGGGGTACCTGAACATGCCGGAGAAGACCGAGGAGACCATGGATGCAGAAGGATGGCTGCACTCCGGCGACTTGGGAAAGCACGACGAAGATGGATACCTCTTCATCACTGGGAGGATTAAAGGTTTGCATTCTCGAGTCCTTGCAAAAGCGAGAACACTTAAAAGGCTCGCCTGCGATAAACAAGGAGCCGTTAGATcgtgttttctttattattgaCGAGTCTTTTCCTGAACCCGTGGGTGTCCCCCTGTTGATTTCAGAGCTGATCATCACCGCAGGAGGAGAGAACATTCCTCCTGTTCTTATCGAGGATGCAGTGAAGGAGGCGCTGCCACTCATCAGTAACGCCATGCTGATCGGGGACAAGAGGAAGTTTCTGTCTATGCTGCTCACAGTCAAGGTAAATGTACAGActctgacctggggggggggtgtcactgcTGTAGGTGTCACTTATAAATCCACCCAAAATGATCTTCCCTGCTACATTCCCTCAATCAAAGTTTCATGAATGTcccaacaatttttttttattcttgtaaaaaccaatatttaaaaaaaatggtgatCAATAAAGGATGTAAAACTAAAGATGCGCCCCATTAGCAGTAGAATCTTCAGCTGTGCATTTCAAAACATGGCACTGGACGTTTCTGTGTGAATGCTACCTTCTAGTGGCTAAAGTGCAGTACTGCACTCACTGCAAACCTGCTGGCAGATGTTACAGTGAATGCATCAAGCTGCGAGGATGAGATGAAGGCTAATTAAATTCCATCACATTTGTTCGCTCCAGTCTCAGGTAGACGCAGAGTCAGGCGACCCCGAGGATGAGCTGACCCCAGACGCCATTGAGATCTGTCGGAAGCTGGGCAGCAACGCCACGCGAGTCTCGGACATCGTCGGCGGTAAAGACAGGCTGATCCACGCCGCCGTTCAGGACGGGATCAACCGCGTCAACGCGAAGGCGACCTCCAACGCTCAGCGCGTTCAGAAGTGGGTCATTCTGGATCGGGATTTCTCCATCTCTGGAGGGGAACTGGGTGAGTGGAACTGGGATGTAACGTGGATCtttggggggggttagggggggCAAACAGATAGCAGAAATGTCCGAATTTGTTGAATTTACGATGCTTGAAATAATCCTGAGCTACGAAATGTTTTGATAATACACAAAAATGAGTCTAGTCTGACCAAATGAGGCTTACATTCAGataccccaccccccccacacgcaaAAATGAGTGGTTTATTTCTAAGTTTCTTGAATGTATgacctgcattttatttttttatatttttttctttcaggtcCTACCATGAAGCTGAAGAGGCCGGTGGTGTCGAAGATGTACAAGGAGCAGATTGATAACCTGTATAAGGACCTGCCAACTCCAACGACCCCCGACAAGCCACTTCCTGCCAAATAGAGCTCCgtctccacgggggggggggcagacttaTTGATCCCACTCTAATGTCATGGTTTTTTTGTGGGTGCTGTACAAAAGCAAAgcggaaaaaaaagaagccattgAGAAAATAGCTTGATGGTTTATGAAGAACAATTCAACGACttatttggattaaaaaaaaataggatacAGTATGTTAAAATGGCTGCCGCCGAATATGAGAAGGTTTTTCCACGCTATCTCACTTGAAACAGGTGGACTGTTTTtgatcatatttatttattttcagtttgtgttGGGCCTAAAAGTGGGCAGGATTTATGAAGAAATTCAGCGACCACTTTCAACGTTGACGGGTCTTTTACATGTGCTTGGTAATTGTCTTACTTTGGGTTTTAaaggaaataatttattttttacatgtctTCATGTTTACTTTAAGTCGACACTGGCTACCACTGTAGCAGTGTTTTGAAGTCTATCTCATATCTAGCATCCAAACGTTGTTTTTCAGCGTGTAAAAACACACCATTGAAGCCATATATCTTTCCGTTTGTAATGAAGTCAGGTTGTTCTGcgatttttgtaaatgtgttttgccTATATCATTGTTCTTTTGTGTCTGATTTTGttataaatttatttttttctgccgtTTACTCAGCATTTATGCATCGTCTCTTGCGCTCAAACAGGTGTAGGTCAGAATTTACGCAGGTTTATGTATCAACCGACTGTTTATGCATCACACCTAAAAGGTTCAAAAGTGCTTAAAGATTCGtagtctcaaaaacaaaacattttacgGAAGGAAAAGAAGCTTTTGGACTCCAAAGAGCTCATCTTGTACAGTCATTGTTTTACACGGGTGTTTGTAGCAACAGTGAAGGATTGGAGATGTTCGTTTcttcaaagtgaaaatgaaaaatggaacCCTTTACATATGAATGAAGTTGAGAGAGGAAATGGTGGTTTTATTCATTTGCAGAGTTGCAGTCTTGAATTTGTTTGAAATTCCTGAAACCAAAAACGTGCATTCAGTACTTCAATTACATAAAGGTTTTGTATCCAATTGTAAAAGCAAAGATGCTTGTTTGGGGTTTAATTATATCAATTATTGTCAATCCTCACATGGTTCTGAGCGCTCACAAGACCCTGGACAGAAAGCTGGATTTTACCTGACCCGAAAGAACTTGACTGAACAATTTCTGATGCTGTAAGAAAAACCTGAGATCGATTTGTGAATTTGTGTCTTAAATGGGTTATGGAATAAAACTTGATTAAGCTGACATGTATatctctgtttgtctgtgatTATGACCTATTTAAAGACTGTCTGAATTGCTCCTAAATGTAGTTTTGGACTACAAAGTGTCCAAAACTCGTCATTCaggagcaattctgcctccttgtcggtcATATCATCTtttcagataaaaaataaaaacaaataatacgATAAACCCAGATTAATGTAAGTACTGAATGACATGTTTTGAAGGCATCCGTGCTGTTTCTGAACGTAAACACGGGTCGCACACATATGACGTCAGTGACGCTGTCGCAGCAGTTTTCGTTCCTCCCCGTGGTGACATGTCCCCGATAGATGGTCAATGAATTGAACTCTACACGAACCCTTCCCCACACAGCAGTCAATGATCGGACACAGAGGGACAACAGTACTTAATGACTTTAATAtgatttccaaaaaaaaaaaaaaaaaagacattaaaacatGTTCCGTCCTTGTTAACTTGCATCATGTAGCCACATGGTGGCAGTGCAACGCcaagttttcattttcagaaataCCCAATTGTTCTGCCATCCAGTTCATTTTATGCTCTCCATCATTTGTAGCTTGGACCACATACATGGGACACATTTGGGATTCCACCCACACTCTGCTACcccagtaaaaaaacaaactttataaATACAGACAACCCTCGTCAGACCCCCTCCCACCCAATACGCTTTATGTTTTGGATTTATCTGTGAAGATTCCCCACAGTAGATACTCTACCTTTACTGAATCATACACATATATCAGTGCCACCCACTCCTCCCACAGATGTGTTCACAGTGGAGTGGGAGGGGCTTCCAGTTTCTGAAAGTATTTCATTCATGTATTTAACGGTACTTCAAGTGGAAACATGACAGAGACCAAATAATGTTAAGATTATCCGGGTTTCTATAAGAGGACTCTGGAGAtatgtttcattcttttttttgacattgaCCACAGCTCAAGATTCTAAAATACCAtgccgttgccatggagaaCATGTCAGTCAGTAAATTCCAATCATCTGATTGTTGTAGTTTCTAACAGGACCCCATACATGCTGGTGGAACCCATCCAAATGTGGCCCAGATAGCGTAACGTGAGTTGAAGAGAAATTCACACAAATTCAACGTTTTGGTGGCACAACAAATTTCATAATGAAGACAATCATTTAATCAGAAGACTTAAATGCTGATCAAAGCTGTAGAAGTGCTTCAAAAATTCTGCCTAAAGGAAAAATGAATTGCACCATTATATCTGAAGCACAGGGTGTgagtaaaaaaaactaaacacgTTTCCTACAATGTGTTTCTTCCGGCTCCAGTTGGAATAAAATTAGGTGTTTGGGTACAATGAACTCAAGACCAGACatgacacagaaaataaaacatttttcactCAACAATTCAGTTGCCTGAACCAAAATGTGGACTCGTCTAGCCCGGTTCTGGTGCAGTTACTCCGACTGGAAGCAGAGGATGGTACCAAAAGGATGACACCAAAGTTTATTTCATCCAGGAAACATTTTCCCACACCCGTTTCTTGGTGTTCAGCTGTCATCAGAATCATGACTCACACAAACAGAGGGAACATCCCCcataacagtttttttttttttacctaaaaTAGATCCGAtggccatgtttgtttgtgaataATAGGAACAAAACATgccaaaaacaattaaataagaaaataattggcaaaaaaaaaaaaaaaaatcatattgtATTTCATGTAAATATTGTATAAAATCCTTAAAAATACAGTTTAGGTAACTACGTAAGTACTGAAGTCATCACAGTCAAAAGTGCAGAGGtccataaataaaacattgacTGTGGGCAGACAGTGGGGCTTCTCTCCAGTCCCCCCATAACTTCCCTTTTCGACCATCACAACAACAGACTGAATGAGTGCCTGGGCGAGGGTCAAAGTTCATGAACAGGGACTTAAAAGCTCCCACACTGATGCACAGAGAAGTTGACAGGAaggtcgtttttttttttttaaatctcttcgATCGATGACAAACACACTCGCAGATGCATAAACGTCACTCACACAGTTTCAAAGTTCATTCTCATTTATCATGGCCTGAAGTTCTGTTGACAGAGGCACAcctagaaaaagaaaaaaaaaacgagggtGGGACGGGGGGGGAAGAAGTCAGGGCAGGAGGAGGTTACTGCAGGGCACATAAGGTGGCAAGGATCCtggtttatctttttttttaatgtttttgttcttgtttgtcGTTTCCCGTGCTCAGATGGCGTTTAAAGTAAGGGCAGAGGGAGTGTGTTCGCCGCTGAGCCAGGCAGGCAacagaaaaggagaggaaagtATTAAAGCTATTGAAGGGTCAGAATAAAAACACTGACGGCAGGAAgggggacaggagaggagggaggcagggagggaatCACGGATTGGAAGTTTGTACCACAGCggtttgtgtgtgagagcccTGGACGGGCCGCAGGAACCaacacaccgggggggggggccgaaTGAAGAAGCAAGGTCACCTCGGTTTAGGCTAGCGGGTGTCTTGAAACCAGCTAACCAAGCGAGGGGAAGTCTGCTTACATTTATCCAACGTTCACGTGCTACTTTCCATCAGGAGCAGAATGTATAGTTAGTCAGAAAACCGATCTCAGTAAATCATATTTACAAACATAAACGTCTTCGCGCTCAATTTCCCAAAATACgataaaaatcaaataatgcGTCAACAAGgtttagcaaaaataaaaattattg
Proteins encoded in this window:
- the acsbg2 gene encoding long-chain-fatty-acid--CoA ligase ACSBG2, which gives rise to MPRIRFDAVSRTKEALVSDLLVAVANAPSLLVSVTVCEPATEAALMDSSRGDVLLNSSCATGDGVASLDDVRANDSSEEESVGEREEERGVQNKVRCIAEAAPASDAQTVKAQRPNSLSVPAAGGPSLWTSQRDAEVKLRMGDSGITAEAPLTIGGMLASSAERFGDFTALSWKVGEQQKSMTYKEYYQACRTAAKSFLKLGLQRFHGVGILGFNSAEWFIADVGAVLAGGFAVGIYTTNGADACQYVAENSQANVIVVENDKQLQKILQVEDKLPHLKAIIQYKEELVEKRPNLYSWDEFMKLGRDEPEEALDAIIASQKPNQCCTLIYTSGTTGQPKGVMLSHDNITWTALSVSRHANLTEAPQAQEVVVSYLPLSHIAAQMIDIWIVMKVGGKTCFAQPDALKGSLVNTLKEARPTAFMGVPRVWEKMQEKMKSVGAKSSAVRRKVAAWAKDVGLQSNLTRMSRAGDAGRTPISYRIAKMIVFKKVRKGLGLDRCSKCFTGAAPIMKDTLEFFLSLDVPVYELYGMSESTGPHTVSLPGAFKLTSCGKEIPGCKTTLQNRDKEGNGEICFWGRHVFMGYLNMPEKTEETMDAEGWLHSGDLGKHDEDGYLFITGRIKELIITAGGENIPPVLIEDAVKEALPLISNAMLIGDKRKFLSMLLTVKSQVDAESGDPEDELTPDAIEICRKLGSNATRVSDIVGGKDRLIHAAVQDGINRVNAKATSNAQRVQKWVILDRDFSISGGELGPTMKLKRPVVSKMYKEQIDNLYKDLPTPTTPDKPLPAK